Within Limisalsivibrio acetivorans, the genomic segment TCCAGTTATATTTTGAACATATCTTCTTTATGCGGCAGTGCATTCATAATATAGAAAATCAGCCGTACATGAAAGCCCGTTGTGTGCCAATTCTACTATTTGATAGTCGAATTTAAAAAGATTAAGTGGAGAATCGCAGGATGATAAATTTTCTAGATTAGTATAAGGGGAAAATTTTAGGGAAAACTTTCCCCTTAGAATCCCCTTAAAAACTCCTTTATCTGTCTGAATAATTTCCCGTCCATGGAAATTATTCTGCCGTTCGAAGAAAGAAATTTTCCTCTCACTTACGCAAGCGAGCTTTCATCCATGAAAGCTTATGCTAATAACACATTTGAGGTTGATACAATAAAGCCAACATGGATGTTGGCTCTGAAGGCGCAGCTGAAATGGGCTCTGCCTAATTCACGAAGCCGGAAGTGCGAGAGAGCGGGGTTCCCCCGCTCGAACAACAATGGAATTTCCATGGATGGAAAATTCCATACATAGAAAGCTTATGCTAATAACATATTTGAGGTTGATACAATAAAGCCAACATGGATGTTGGCTCTGAAGGCGTAGCTGAAATGGGCTTTGCCTAATTCACGAAGCCGGAAGTGCGAGAGGGCAGGGTTTCCCTGCCCGAACAACAATGGAATTTCCATGGATTGAAAATTCCATAAATAAAATGAGACCATGTAAATTCCATCGGTTTAATAGGTAGCTCTAACGTTTACTCTTGAGAGAAAACAACGTGAGACGTGAAGAGGTTTTTCGTTAAACAGGTGACTAGTAGCCAATATTCTGTTTATCTAATAACCCTCTTAATCTTTCCCGAATGTTTTACAGCCGAATGAGCTCTTTTGGAACCGCCTGGAAGTTTTGGCCGCACGTGATAGACTGTATACCCTGTAAATATTGAATACTTAAATGTGTGAAAAGCGGTTACACTCCTCAGCATCAGCAAAACTTCAGGTGGAAAAAGAGCGAAATGAGGGCACCGCCATCGATTACGAATTTATGAATATAAATGAGTAACAATGGGGGATGTAAAACTCTGAGGGAATAGTTTTGCATACTTTTCTAAAAAGTATGTGGCGCGAAAGCGCAAGACAAAGAGATTAGTGGCTTATTTCTAATTTGAGTATGAAAGGAAAAAATCGCAGGGAACTTTTTAGGGAACAAAGTTCCCCGCACCCCTCAAAAACCCATTTGAAAGAAAATTATAGTGGTTAATATATAATATGATCCCATCCATGAAAGCTTATGCTAATAACATATTTGAGGTTGATACAATAAAGCCAACATGGATGTTGGCTCTGAAGGCGTAGCTGAAATGGGCTCTGCCTAATTCACGAAGCCGGAAGTGCGAGAGGGCAGGGTTTCCCTGCCCGAACAACAATGGAATTTCCATGGATTGAAAATTCCATAAATAAAATGAGACCATGTAAATTCCATCGGTTTAATAGGTAGCTCTAACGTTTACTCTTGAGAGAAAACAACGTGAGACGTGAAGAGGTTTTTCGTTAAACAGGTGACTAGTAGCCAATATTCTGTTTAGCTAATAACCCTCTTAATCTTTCCCGAATGTTTTACAGCCGAATGAGCTCTTTTGGAACCGCCCGGAAGTTTTGGCCGCACGTGATAGACTGTATACCCTGTAAATATTGAATACTTAAATGTGTGAAAAGCGGTTACACTCCTCAGCATCAGCAAAACTTCAGGTGGAAAAAGAGCGAAATGAGGGCACCGCCATCGATTACGAATTTATGAATATAAATGAGTAACAATGGGGGATGTAAAACTCTGAGGGAATAGTTTTGCATACTTTTCTATGCGAATTGTAAATTGAATCTTATCACATCTCTATGCCCATGCTATCAAGTACTTCCATAGTTGTCATATACCCAAATCTTTTCTTAGGCCTATTGTTGATCTCTTCTACTGCCCTGTATACATCTTCACTCTTTACATCTTTAAAGCTTGTTCTCTTCGGAAAATACTGCCGAAGAAGCCCGTTCATGTTTTCGTTAAGTGCTCTTTCATTAGGACTCATCGGATTGCAGAAATAGAACTGTACTCCTACTGACTTATAACCGTAAAACTCTTTACCTCTATCTACTGTTATGGATTTAAACTTAGAGCTGCCAAAGCGCCTTATACACTCTATTGCTGAGCGGTTATATTCTTTTATAGACTTGTTCTCAAGTTTCTCAGCCCATATAAAACCAGTACTTCTCTCTACAAAAGTTGCTATATAACCGCTTTTGTTGTAACCACTTATAAGATCGCTCTCCCATACTCCAAAACCCTCTTCTGGACGGTCCTCAATGCGAGGAAGGTCTGTCTTGGCTGAACGACTTCCTGCCTTTATACCTATAGTGCGTTTACGACCTCGGTGTGTCCTGAAATACTTGTGGTAGCCACGTAAGGGAACATCCCTGTACTCATGGTCAATACCCTTGCGTACCCATAAATATATGCTCTTAAATGATATATGTTTATCTGACTCACACGGATAATCTCTCTTTAAACGACCGGATATCTGCTCCGGTGACCAGTGTTGTTCTAGTTTCTCTCGGACATAGTTTAACAAAAATCCCTTATCCTTACGAAATCCGCCCTTAGTCTTTTTGCGCCTACGTAAGGCTCGAGAGTGGGATGCTTTAGCTCGATATCTGTTACAGCAATCCTTATTACGACTGATTTCCTGACTTACAGCAGATTGTGTAATGCCTAATATTGCGGATATTTTACGTTGTGAGTATCCCTGGCGAAGTAGACGCTCTAGTATTTCTCGATCTCTAATGCTAAGATGCTTATGGCTCATTGCTGTGCTCCTCCTTCGGGAGAAAGTTTTTGTGGTGAAGACTGCATGGCATGAGCCTTTTTTATTTCATATTAGTGATAAGATTGCTATTACAATCTGCGTAAAAAGTATGTGGCGCGAAAGCGCAAGACAAAGAGATTAGTGGCTTATTTCTAATTTGAGTATGAAAGGAAAAAATCGCAGGGAACTTTTTAGGGAACAAAGTTCCCCGCACCCCTCAAAAACCCATTTGAAAGATAATTATAGTGGTTAATATATAGGATGATCCCATCCATGAAAGCTTATGCTAATCATGCAAATAAGGTTGAAATGCAACAGGCTTCCAAGGATGGAAGCCCTGTAGGCGAAACTAAATTGAATTGTATTCAATTTATGTAGCCGGAAGTGCGAGAGGGCAGGGTTTCCCTGCCCGAACAACAATGGAATTTCCATGGATGGAAAATTCCATAGATATAATTAAAGACAGCCCTGAAGTGAAGAATATGGAGCTCTGTTTCATATTCTGTAACGGAAGTAAGCGGAGCGAAGGCTTTGCCAAGCGTAGCGGCAGGGAAATTCTCAGGATGATGAATTTCCCAGATTAGTACAAGGGGGAACTTTTTAGGGAACAAAGTTCCCTCACTGCGCCTCTTTCCCTTCATACTTGGCCACGTACATCATCTTTGCATCAAGGTAGTAGAGATTGTCGGTGCTGTAGCCGTTTTCGGTGAGGAATTGGAATGCACGTCTGCTTTGCAGCCCAGTTCTGCAGTACATAACACAGAGTTTATCGTCCGGGAGTGTATCAGCGTACTGCTGGAAATCTTCGCCGGGGATATTCACAGCGCCTTTTATATGATGTTTCTTGAAGTAATCCGGTTCGGTGAGGTCTATGAGGTGGAGGTCCGGCTCAGTCTTTATCAGTTTGACAAACTCCTCATACTCAAGGGCCTTGGTGCACTTGCCCTGAAGTGCTTGGATAGCTTTGCCGACAACCCATATGGCGAACATAACACCGATGGCTGTTCCGCTTATCATCAATATATGAAGCATGGCCGACCTCCTCGCGGGTTAAACCCAGTAAACAACTCGGAAATGAACAAGTGTTCTTAATGTAAATATGGATTAAAAAATCGAAGAGATCAAGAACAATGTTATAAAAGTTTATCCCTTGTTGGTAGGGGGCGACATGCGCAAGTATTGCATAATTGATATATAGGCATGAGGGTTATATGGGAAGGTGTGATATAAACAGGTTCGTTATTCTTCTTTGTTGAAAGGGATTGTTGTTAACTACAGGTTGACTATCTCGTTTCCCCCGCCTTCTTCAATCCCCATTTGAAGCCGACCGGCCCAGCTATCTGGTTCATGGCCACAACGGCGAGTATTAGCGTTCTAAACTCCTCACCCCAACCGGGGAAGGTGGTTCCGATAATCTTTGCAAATCCTATGCTTACTCCTGCCTGGCCGATAAATCCGAGTGAGCTGTAGTTGCGCACTTCGCATGTCTCCCCGGTGGCTCTTGCTGTTGAGTAACACCCCACATGCATGGTAACCGCTCTAAGCAGGACTATGATAATCGCCGCAAGCCACATGGAGCTCAGCGCCTCAAGGTTTATAACGGCTCCTGCAACAAAGAAGAACACGAGGTATACGATCTGCGAGTTATCCTCTATGGTTTTGACGAGGCTTTTTCCATATATCGACAGGTTCTTGACAGCAATCCCTGCGGCGAGGAAGATGAGGAGGGGGTTAAGATGAACCTGTCCGGCGATCCACGTTGTAATAAGCGTGAAGATGAGTATAAACACCCCTTCGTTCTGCCTTATATACCTGAGATACAGTGTAATAAGAAACCCTGCGCCAACCCCTGCCAGTATGGAGAAGCTCTCCTCCATAATAACCTTCATGACCGAGGCCTCTTCCCCTGCCGCGCTGAATATGGAGAGGCATGCAGTGAATATAACGATAATGATGATGTCCTTCATGATGGCGGATGTGAGTACGACGTTGGTAAGATGCCCCTTTGCGCCCGTCTCGATTATTACGGCAACGGTGGTGCTGGGTGAGGTTGCGTTGGCTATTATACTCATGAAAACTATGGCGGCGATGGAGCCGAAGACCGCGGGCTGTAAAACACCGCCGAGCGGATACAGAACCGCAAAGAACAGGCCAAATGTTATAAACATCTGCATAAGTACGAACTTTGTTATATTCAGAATCTTGACCTCGCCGCTGCGAAGGTTTATCTCCCCTCCGGCGGTGAGGGCGATGAGGCTGAGCGCAACCTTGTCTATAAAAAGAACGCTGTCCACCATCCTCTGGCTGAATATATCTGTCATATGCGGACCAAGTATGAGTCCGGCGATGAGGTAGGTCGTTATCTTCGGTAAGCCGAAGTCGGACATAAGACGAGCTGAGGCGAAAGCAATGAAGAGGCTCATGCCGAAAATGAGGAAGAAGGAGTCCTTGGAGCCGGTAACCCCGAAGTATTTCAGCGCAAAGAGTGAGCCCAGCCCCGCAGTAAGGGCCAGTATGTCATACGGCCTTTGTTTCATACTTTATCCTCAGATACGTAATTATTTCCGTTGCAAGGTGTATGGTGAAGAAGACCGGAAAGAACGGTGCAACCTCCGCAAAGCCTGCTCTGGTTCCGTAATCGATTATTATAACAGCGGGAAGGATCCCGATGGGGAGCAGGCCGGTTATATCCTCTTTGGTCGGCAGAAGCCTCATATAAATAGTTTTGGCGTTGATGCACCTCACAAAAACGAGAAGCGCAATAATACCCCCTGCAAGGACAAGCTCTCTCGGACCTGGTGCACCGGAGTAGGCTAGAAAAATACCGATGGCAACATAGAAGAAGAGGTATAGAAACCTTTCGAAGGTCATGGTCAGGGTATGGAAGGCTCCGCCGTATTTTGTGTCAGACAGAAAGAAGCCCACGAGAAATCCTGCAACTATAGGCGATATACTCGTGTACATAGCCGCACCCGCAAGGCAGATCACGAATATGATACTCACGAGGTTGATAGTCTTCTTCTCGTTTGTCCTGCCGTAATGGGAGAAGACGAATGTGAATACCAGTGCCATAAGCACCGTTAGCCCGAAGTCCTTTGGTCTGTAGTCATGGAAACCCGCCGCAGCCGTATAACCGAAGAGGACAAGGAAGGGGAATAGCGATGCCACAAGGCGGCTTATGAACGCCTTCTCCCTGTCCAGCCGGAAGAGCTTTGTGGTCAAGTTAATCGAATAGGGCATCATGGAGTTCAGTGCGATGGCGTATATGATCGGTTTGTCGATGCCGTATGCCCATAGAGCCCCGTATAGAAGTACAAGCCCTGTTATGTATACTGTTAGGGTATATGCAATTAGCCCCTTCGGCAGAGTCTTAAGGAGCTTCATGCTGAAATTGGTGCCGATAACAAGCCCCATGAAAGTGAGCAGAACGTAGAGTATCGGCTTTATCAGGTATATAATAGATGCAACGCTTTTCGTGCTATACGCCGCAATGAGGAATATGGCCGCACCGATAAGTGCATACTCAATCTCAAGGTTGAGCAGATAGCTTGCGAGGCTTCTTTTCTTCGACTTAACCGAATAGAAAAGACTCCCCGCAAAGAGCACCATAAAGAAAACCGTTGCGATCGTTACCTCGTTCATTTAAAAATTTTAGTTAATTAAATAAGAATAAGCAAAATAATTATGGGGGCCACTTGTGAAAATTAAGGTAGGAAGCGGTTTCGATGCCCATAAATTTGAAAAGGGGCGCAGGCTTATCCTTGGCGGAGTGACAATAGAGTATGAACTCGGCCTTGCCGGACACAGCGATGCGGATGTCCTCCTGCACGCCGTAACTGATGCCATAGCGGGTGCATCCCTCGGTACGGATATCGGCGGTCTTTTCCCCGATACCGATGAAAAATTCAAGGATATAGATTCCCGCCTCCTTTTGCGTGAGGCAGTTAAGCAGGCGGCACTCAAGGGCTGGCGTGTGGGGAATGTGGACGCAACAATAATTGCTCAGAAACCCAAGCTATCGCCTTACAGATATGATATGATCAGAAACATTGCCGAAGACTGTCTCCTCGACGAAGAGGATGTCACAGTTAAGGCCACAACCACGGAAAAGATGGGCTTCACAGGCAGAGGGGAGGGGATAGCCTCCACCGCCGTTGTTCTTATGTACAAGACAGAGGGTAAAAACACATATATGGAGGAAACATGAAAAGGATTATTCTTGTTGTCGCGGCAATGCTTTT encodes:
- a CDS encoding IS30 family transposase, with the protein product MSHKHLSIRDREILERLLRQGYSQRKISAILGITQSAVSQEISRNKDCCNRYRAKASHSRALRRRKKTKGGFRKDKGFLLNYVREKLEQHWSPEQISGRLKRDYPCESDKHISFKSIYLWVRKGIDHEYRDVPLRGYHKYFRTHRGRKRTIGIKAGSRSAKTDLPRIEDRPEEGFGVWESDLISGYNKSGYIATFVERSTGFIWAEKLENKSIKEYNRSAIECIRRFGSSKFKSITVDRGKEFYGYKSVGVQFYFCNPMSPNERALNENMNGLLRQYFPKRTSFKDVKSEDVYRAVEEINNRPKKRFGYMTTMEVLDSMGIEM
- a CDS encoding rhodanese-like domain-containing protein, producing the protein MLHILMISGTAIGVMFAIWVVGKAIQALQGKCTKALEYEEFVKLIKTEPDLHLIDLTEPDYFKKHHIKGAVNIPGEDFQQYADTLPDDKLCVMYCRTGLQSRRAFQFLTENGYSTDNLYYLDAKMMYVAKYEGKEAQ
- a CDS encoding cation:proton antiporter, translated to MKQRPYDILALTAGLGSLFALKYFGVTGSKDSFFLIFGMSLFIAFASARLMSDFGLPKITTYLIAGLILGPHMTDIFSQRMVDSVLFIDKVALSLIALTAGGEINLRSGEVKILNITKFVLMQMFITFGLFFAVLYPLGGVLQPAVFGSIAAIVFMSIIANATSPSTTVAVIIETGAKGHLTNVVLTSAIMKDIIIIVIFTACLSIFSAAGEEASVMKVIMEESFSILAGVGAGFLITLYLRYIRQNEGVFILIFTLITTWIAGQVHLNPLLIFLAAGIAVKNLSIYGKSLVKTIEDNSQIVYLVFFFVAGAVINLEALSSMWLAAIIIVLLRAVTMHVGCYSTARATGETCEVRNYSSLGFIGQAGVSIGFAKIIGTTFPGWGEEFRTLILAVVAMNQIAGPVGFKWGLKKAGETR
- the ispF gene encoding 2-C-methyl-D-erythritol 2,4-cyclodiphosphate synthase, whose amino-acid sequence is MKVGSGFDAHKFEKGRRLILGGVTIEYELGLAGHSDADVLLHAVTDAIAGASLGTDIGGLFPDTDEKFKDIDSRLLLREAVKQAALKGWRVGNVDATIIAQKPKLSPYRYDMIRNIAEDCLLDEEDVTVKATTTEKMGFTGRGEGIASTAVVLMYKTEGKNTYMEET